The following coding sequences lie in one Saccharomyces mikatae IFO 1815 strain IFO1815 genome assembly, chromosome: 10 genomic window:
- the SSY5 gene encoding Ssy5p (similar to Saccharomyces cerevisiae SSY5 (YJL156C); ancestral locus Anc_1.191), which translates to MVKFFGINKRKDKQKENTDLPADNEQNAAESTSDNVPGNEERIDIKSNKTNPVSTNSDDASTTFDSSIQSSSIFSRGRITYGTGASSSMATSEMRSYGSGHSSAKNSKNPQGFVDVGKPLRAVSFLNPVKEEESLDAQNTSDFSPSASSALATPVNLRENALGSRRTITLEYVQKSLSELEENLVDIMDDIHQDVISISKAVIEAIEYFKEFLPTIRERIPYRVNVEKSSSLRKINKIVLHFLDNLLVSDAFSNSRSILLRRFYFFLKKMNLITDDDLVSKSGVLPCLSVFCIDNDCNLPSMDKLGMILDELTKMDSSMIADQEGAFIAPILRGITPKSSILTIMFGLPNLQHEHYEMIKVLYSLFPDIHMYCVKDYIKKAASAVGSIPAHTQRNIGSIAPSKFQFSPPYTVSENPLELPISMSLSTEASTKITGTLGGYLFPQTGNDTKFSQFASYSFAITCAHVVLSEKQDYPNVMIPSNVLQTSYKKVLTKESDRYPDGSMEKTAFLEEVERIDENLKWQKSNKFGQVVWGERAIVEHRLSDFAIIKVNSSFKCQNTLGNEMKSFPDPTLRFQNLHVKRKIFKMKSGMKVFKVGASTGYTSGQLNSTKLVYWADGKLQSSEFVVASPTPLFASAGDSGAWILTKLEDRPGLGLVGMLHSYDGEQRQFGLFTPIGDILERLHAVTKIQWDIDPQLDG; encoded by the coding sequence ATGgtcaaattttttggtataaacaaaagaaaggaCAAACAGAAGGAAAATACAGACTTACCTGCAGACAATGAACAAAACGCAGCAGAAAGTACGTCTGATAACGTACCaggaaatgaagaaagaatagaTATCAAGAGTAATAAGACAAACCCTGTAAGTACGAATAGTGATGATGCATCTACGACTTTCGATTCATCCATACAATCGTCGTCTATATTTTCAAGAGGAAGGATAACTTATGGAACGGGAGCCTCTTCTAGTATGGCCACATCAGAAATGCGTAGTTATGGTAGTGGGCACAGTTCTGCTAAGAATAGTAAAAATCCACAAGGATTTGTAGATGTCGGGAAACCACTAAGGGCAGTAAGTTTTTTGAATCCTGTTAAAGAAGAGGAATCTCTGGATGCTCAGAATACCTCAGACTTCAGCCCTTCAGCATCTTCAGCATTAGCTACACCAGTAAATTTAAGGGAAAACGCTCTTGGTTCCAGGAGAACTATTACTTTAGAGTATGTTCAAAAGAGTTTGTCGGAGTTAGAGGAAAACTTAGTTGACATAATGGACGATATTCATCAGGATGTCATAAGTATTTCAAAAGCAGTCATTGAAGCTATCGagtatttcaaagaattccTACCAACAATACGGGAAAGAATACCGTACAGGGTAAACGTAGAAAAATCGTCTTCATTACGGAAGATTAATAAAATTGTATTACACTTTTTGGATAACTTATTGGTTTCCGACGCATTTTCCAATTCGAGGTCAATATTATTACGAagattttacttttttctgaaaaaaatgaatctaATTACCGACGATGATCTAGTATCGAAATCAGGTGTTTTGCCATGTTTATCAGTCTTTTGCATTGATAATGACTGCAATTTACCCAGTATGGATAAACTGGGTATGATTCTTGATGAATTGACCAAAATGGATTCTTCTATGATAGCAGATCAAGAAGGTGCTTTTATAGCACCCATTCTAAGAGGTATAACCCCAAAAAGCTCAATTCTCACAATCATGTTTGGTTTACCTAACTTGCAACATGAGCATTATGAAATGATAAAGGTTCTCTACTCATTGTTCCCGGACATACACATGTATTGCGTAAAAGATTACATTAAAAAGGCTGCATCAGCAGTAGGGAGCATTCCGGCCCATACACAACGAAATATCGGTTCGATAGCACCATCTAAATTTCAGTTTTCACCTCCTTACACGGTGTCGGAAAATCCACTTGAATTGCCAATTTCCATGTCTTTATCTACTGAAGCAAGTACTAAAATTACAGGTACTTTAGGGGGTTATTTATTTCCGCAAACGGGGAATGATACGAAGTTTTCTCAGTTTGCAAGCTACTCATTTGCCATAACATGCGCTCATGTTGTGCTATCTGAAAAGCAAGATTATCCGAACGTCATGATACCTTCTAATGTTTTACAGACTTCATATAAGAAGGTTTTGACGAAAGAATCAGATAGGTACCCTGATGGCTCGATGGAGAAAACAGCTTTCTTGGAAGAAGTCGAaagaattgatgaaaacTTGAAATGGCAAAAATCGAATAAATTTGGACAGGTCGTTTGGGGGGAGAGAGCTATTGTTGAACACCGATTATCAGATTTTGCTATTATCAAGGTTAATTCATCATTTAAATGTCAGAATACTTTAGGTAATGAGATGAAATCTTTTCCTGACCCGACTTTaagatttcaaaatctaCATGTTAAACGAAAGATTTTTAAAATGAAATCTGGCATGAAAGTGTTTAAAGTAGGTGCTTCTACCGGTTACACTTCAGGCCAATTAAACTCTACAAAGTTGGTTTACTGGGCGGATGGAAAACTGCAAAGTAGTGAGTTCGTTGTTGCATCACCAACACCTTTGTTTGCAAGTGCGGGAGATTCAGGAGCATGGATTCTAACAAAGTTGGAAGATCGACCGGGGCTGGGACTTGTAGGTATGTTGCATTCATACGATGGTGAACAAAGACAATTCGGTTTATTCACACCCATAGGTGATATCTTGGAGAGATTACATGCGGTCACTAAAATTCAATGGGATATTGATCCACAATTAGATGGATGA
- the FBP26 gene encoding fructose-2,6-bisphosphatase (similar to Saccharomyces cerevisiae FBP26 (YJL155C); ancestral locus Anc_1.192), whose product MGYSTISNDNDIKVCVIMVGLPARGKSFISQKIIRYLSWLSIKAKCFNVGNYRRDVSGNVPIDAEFFNFENSDGFKLRELAAQNAMEDIIDWFTKQDGTVAVFDATNSTRERRKWLKDVCEKNSIQPMFLESWSDDHELIINNAKDIGNTSPDYEDFEPDVAEADFLNRIGQYERFYEPMDAQKDKDVTFVKLINIVEEVVINKIKTYLESRIVFYVMNIRPKPKYIWLSRHGESIYNVEKKIGGDSSLSERGFQYAKKLEHLVKESAGDVNLTVWTSTLKRTQQTAKYLPYKKLQWKALDELDAGVCDGMTYEEIEKEYPEDFKARDNDKYEYRYRGGESYRDVVIRLEPVIMELERQENVLIITHQAVLRCIYAYFMNVPQEESPWMSIPLHTLIKLEPRAYGTKVTKIKANIPAVSTYKEKGTSQVGELSQSSTKLHQLLNDSPLEDKF is encoded by the coding sequence ATGGGATATAGCACTATTTCCAATGATAACGATATCAAAGTATGTGTGATAATGGTTGGTCTACCTGCCAGGGGAAAGTCTTTTATTTCCCAAAAAATCATCAGGTATTTATCATGGTTATCAATTAAGGCGAAGTGCTTCAATGTGGGGAATTACAGAAGAGACGTGAGTGGGAATGTCCCAATAGATGCTGAATTTTTTAACTTCGAAAACTCAGATGGTTTCAAACTTAGAGAGTTGGCCGCTCAGAATGCTATGGAAGATATTATAGATTGGTTTACAAAACAAGACGGAACTGTGGCAGTTTTCGATGCTACTAATAGTACACGTGAAAGAAGGAAATGGCTTAAAGACGTCTGTGAAAAGAATAGTATCCAACCAATGTTTTTAGAGAGCTGGAGTGATGATCATGAGTTGATCATAAATAACGCTAAAGATATTGGCAACACATCACCAGATTATGAAGACTTTGAGCCAGATGTAGCGGAAgctgattttttgaatcgAATTGGACAATATGAGAGATTCTATGAACCTATGGACGCTCAGAAAGATAAAGATGTGACTTTTGTTAAATTAATCAATATTGTTGAGGAAGTGGTAATTAACAAGATTAAAACCTATTTGGAAAGTAGGATCGTATTTTATGTTATGAATATTCGTCCTAAGCCAAAATATATTTGGCTTTCTCGCCACGGTGAATCGATATATAATgtagagaaaaaaattggtggGGACTCATCATTGTCTGAAAGGGGCTTTCAATATGCTAAGAAATTAGAGCATTTAGTGAAAGAAAGTGCAGGAGATGTTAATTTGACTGTGTGGACTTCTACCTTGAAGAGAACACAGCAAACGGCAAAGTACCTTCCTTATAAGAAATTGCAATGGAAAGCTTTGGATGAATTAGACGCTGGCGTTTGTGATGGGATGAcatatgaagaaattgaaaaagagtaCCCTGAAGACTTCAAAGCTCGTGACAACGACAAATACGAGTATAGATATCGCGGTGGAGAATCTTACAGAGATGTAGTGATTCGCTTAGAGCCTGTGATTATGGAACTGGAACGCCAAGAAAATGTACTCATTATAACTCATCAGGCCGTACTTCGGTGTATATATGCATATTTCATGAATGTTCCACAAGAAGAATCGCCGTGGATGTCTATTCCTCTACATACATTGATCAAACTGGAGCCCAGGGCTTATGGTACAAAGGTTACTAAAATTAAGGCTAATATTCCTGCAGTGAGTACGTATAAAGAGAAAGGCACAAGTCAAGTGGGTGAGCTTTCTCAAAGCTCCACTAAACTCCATCAATTGCTCAACGACTCTCCTTTAGAAGATAAATTTTAA